Proteins encoded together in one Coffea arabica cultivar ET-39 chromosome 2c, Coffea Arabica ET-39 HiFi, whole genome shotgun sequence window:
- the LOC113727986 gene encoding zinc finger CCCH domain-containing protein 48-like isoform X2, with protein sequence MEIKTESRPIEKPRKMVFNRSGSLHYGTNQVCGFWLAGKCNRNPCRFRHVDSLKPRQDQPPQRQTQPKRPPRTSSNGQRGNKFRSTWRNPDLSNPKILAVSSTEGVGAEGKMVHVTKNEVLTSRRACSVGGSCQKSQKKLCPYWVSGNCVDGEKCKDLHSLFSGSGFSLLTKLQKHSKAVTGIALPSGSDKLFSSSKDNSVCVWDCHTGQCVVTAELGGEIGCLISEGPWVFAGLQNAAQAWNIKSQTELVLSGPNGLVHAMDVGEDMLFGGVQDGSILVWKFTSVSCSPEPVAFLMGHRFAVLSLVVGANCLYSGSEDESIRVWDLKTLQCLQILNGHKNFVTSVLCWDKFLLSGSLDNRLKVWAANEIGDLEVVNEVEEDNGILALCGIEDSQSKHILLVSCRDNTVRLFAERGRIYAQEEVQTIAVGCGPLFFTGGAAGELSVWKLHGKAIGSVGSS encoded by the exons ATGGAAATCAAGACAGAAAGCAGGCCCATTGAGAAGCCAAGAAAAATGGTCTTTAATCGTTCTGGAAGCCTGCACTATGGCACCAATCAAGTCTGTGGTTTTTGGCTTGCTGGGAAGTGCAATAGGAACCCCTGCAGGTTTCGCCATGTAGATTCACTGAAACCACGACAAGACCAGCCCCCACAACGACAAACACAACCAAAGCGACCCCCTCGGACATCATCCAATGGTCAAAGAGGCAATAAGTTTAGATCCACTTGGAGGAATCCCGACCTCTCCAACCCTAAGATTTTAGCAGTTTCATCCACAGAAGGTGTGGGTGCTGAAGGTAAAATGGTTCACGTGACAAAGAATGAGGTTTTGACCTCCAGAAGAGCTTGTTCTGTTGGTGGAAGTTGTCAGAAATCCCAGAAAAAACTATGCCCATATTGGGTCAGTGGTAATTGCGTTGATGGTGAAAAATGCAAGGATTTGCATTCATTATTCTCAGGCTCTGGGTTCTCACTGTTGACAAAGTTACAGAAGCACAGTAAG GCTGTTACTGGCATAGCTCTTCCTTCTGGGTCAGACAAGCTCTTTTCCAGCAGTAAGGATAATTCTGTCTGTGTTTGGGATTGCCACACTGGTCAG TGTGTTGTGACTGCTGAACTCGGTGGTGAAATTGGATGCTTGATAAGTGAAGGCCCATGGGTATTTGCAGGTTTGCAAAATGCTGCACAG GCATGGAACATCAAAAGTCAGACTGAACTTGTCCTTAGTGGACCAAATGGCCTAGTTCATGCCATGGATGTGGGTGAAGATATGCTTTTTGGCGGAGTGCAG GATGGTTCCATATTGGTGTGGAAGTTCACATCAGTGTCCTGTTCCCCTGAACCGGTGGCTTTTTTAATGGGCCACAGATTTGCTGTGCTCTCGCTTGTTGTGGGAGCTAATTGCCTCTACTCAGGTTCCGAGGATGAAAGCATAAGA GTGTGGGACCTGAAAACTTTGCAGTGTCTGCAAATATTAAATGGACATAAGAATTTTGTCACGTCTGTCCTTTGCTGGGACAAGTTTTTGCTGTCTGGTTCATTGGACAACAGATTGAAG GTCTGGGCAGCAAATGAAATTGGAGACTTGGAAGTAGTCAATGAAGTGGAAGAAGACAAT GGTATACTTGCTCTCTGTGGAATAGAAGATTCACAGTCCAAGCACATCCTGCTTGTTTCATGCAGAGACAATACCGTTCGCCT TTTTGCTGAGAGAGGCAGAATATATGCACAGGAAGAGGTCCAGACAATTGCAGTTGGTTGTGGCCCCCTGTTCTTCACCGGTGGTGCTGCAGGGGAGCTGTCTGTTTGGAAACTGCATGGAAAGGCAATTGGAAGTGTTGGATCTTCATGA
- the LOC113727986 gene encoding zinc finger CCCH domain-containing protein 48-like isoform X1: MEIKTESRPIEKPRKMVFNRSGSLHYGTNQVCGFWLAGKCNRNPCRFRHVDSLKPRQDQPPQRQTQPKRPPRTSSNGQRGNKFRSTWRNPDLSNPKILAVSSTEGVGAEGKMVHVTKNEVLTSRRACSVGGSCQKSQKKLCPYWVSGNCVDGEKCKDLHSLFSGSGFSLLTKLQKHSKAVTGIALPSGSDKLFSSSKDNSVCVWDCHTGQCVVTAELGGEIGCLISEGPWVFAGLQNAAQAWNIKSQTELVLSGPNGLVHAMDVGEDMLFGGVQDGSILVWKFTSVSCSPEPVAFLMGHRFAVLSLVVGANCLYSGSEDESIRVWDLKTLQCLQILNGHKNFVTSVLCWDKFLLSGSLDNRLKVWAANEIGDLEVVNEVEEDNGILALCGIEDSQSKHILLVSCRDNTVRLYDLPSYFFAERGRIYAQEEVQTIAVGCGPLFFTGGAAGELSVWKLHGKAIGSVGSS, from the exons ATGGAAATCAAGACAGAAAGCAGGCCCATTGAGAAGCCAAGAAAAATGGTCTTTAATCGTTCTGGAAGCCTGCACTATGGCACCAATCAAGTCTGTGGTTTTTGGCTTGCTGGGAAGTGCAATAGGAACCCCTGCAGGTTTCGCCATGTAGATTCACTGAAACCACGACAAGACCAGCCCCCACAACGACAAACACAACCAAAGCGACCCCCTCGGACATCATCCAATGGTCAAAGAGGCAATAAGTTTAGATCCACTTGGAGGAATCCCGACCTCTCCAACCCTAAGATTTTAGCAGTTTCATCCACAGAAGGTGTGGGTGCTGAAGGTAAAATGGTTCACGTGACAAAGAATGAGGTTTTGACCTCCAGAAGAGCTTGTTCTGTTGGTGGAAGTTGTCAGAAATCCCAGAAAAAACTATGCCCATATTGGGTCAGTGGTAATTGCGTTGATGGTGAAAAATGCAAGGATTTGCATTCATTATTCTCAGGCTCTGGGTTCTCACTGTTGACAAAGTTACAGAAGCACAGTAAG GCTGTTACTGGCATAGCTCTTCCTTCTGGGTCAGACAAGCTCTTTTCCAGCAGTAAGGATAATTCTGTCTGTGTTTGGGATTGCCACACTGGTCAG TGTGTTGTGACTGCTGAACTCGGTGGTGAAATTGGATGCTTGATAAGTGAAGGCCCATGGGTATTTGCAGGTTTGCAAAATGCTGCACAG GCATGGAACATCAAAAGTCAGACTGAACTTGTCCTTAGTGGACCAAATGGCCTAGTTCATGCCATGGATGTGGGTGAAGATATGCTTTTTGGCGGAGTGCAG GATGGTTCCATATTGGTGTGGAAGTTCACATCAGTGTCCTGTTCCCCTGAACCGGTGGCTTTTTTAATGGGCCACAGATTTGCTGTGCTCTCGCTTGTTGTGGGAGCTAATTGCCTCTACTCAGGTTCCGAGGATGAAAGCATAAGA GTGTGGGACCTGAAAACTTTGCAGTGTCTGCAAATATTAAATGGACATAAGAATTTTGTCACGTCTGTCCTTTGCTGGGACAAGTTTTTGCTGTCTGGTTCATTGGACAACAGATTGAAG GTCTGGGCAGCAAATGAAATTGGAGACTTGGAAGTAGTCAATGAAGTGGAAGAAGACAAT GGTATACTTGCTCTCTGTGGAATAGAAGATTCACAGTCCAAGCACATCCTGCTTGTTTCATGCAGAGACAATACCGTTCGCCTGTACGACCTGCCATCATATTT TTTTGCTGAGAGAGGCAGAATATATGCACAGGAAGAGGTCCAGACAATTGCAGTTGGTTGTGGCCCCCTGTTCTTCACCGGTGGTGCTGCAGGGGAGCTGTCTGTTTGGAAACTGCATGGAAAGGCAATTGGAAGTGTTGGATCTTCATGA
- the LOC113727985 gene encoding zinc finger CCCH domain-containing protein 48-like produces MMDIESGSYGRTNRPVFDRLEGQQSQHLYVKNQVCKFWLAGKCNRNPCRFLHSHSPNPQPQPKQIPQPQPQQSDDPNANFGNKIKSTWRNPNISASKNVKVSSPMNVKASSPGVLNSVVNCGHSGQRAQQKLCQYWVTGNCVHGDKCKDLHSWFSGSGLALLTKLERHNKAVTGVALPCGSDKLFSGSKDESVCLWDCNTGQCVGIVKPGGEIGCLISEGPWVFVGLHNAVMAWNIETQTELLLRGPVGLVKALVVGDDMLFGGAQDGSILAWKFSSESSCPELVATLKGHKLAVLSLVVGAGRLYSGSKDETIRMWDLKTLQCLQTLSGHTNFVTSLICWDCYLLSGSLDNTLKVWAATESGDVQVVYEFKEESGILALSGIEDSQSKHILLVSCKDNTVRLYDLPSFSERGRVFAKREVEAIAVGCGDLFFTGDATGQLSVWKLLGGSSAEEAKSS; encoded by the exons ATGATGGATATCGAGTCCGGAAGCTATGGGAGGACAAACAGACCAGTTTTTGATCGACTTGAAGGACAGCAGTCGCAGCACCTCTATGTCAAGAATCAAGTCTGTAAATTCTGGCTTGCTGGAAAGTGCAACAGGAACCCGTGTAGGTTTCTTCACTCACATTCACCAAACCCACAGCCACAACCTAAACAAATCCCACAGCCACAACCTCAGCAATCAGATGACCCAAATGCTAATTTTGGGAACAAAATTAAATCAACTTGGAGGAACCCCAACATCTCTGCCTCCAAGAATGTGAAAGTTTCTTCTCCTATGAATGTGAAAGCTTCATCCCCTGGAGTGCTGAACTCTGTTGTTAATTGTGGTCATTCGGGTCAGAGGGCTCAGCAAAAGCTATGCCAGTATTGGGTTACAGGAAATTGTGTTCATGGCGATAAATGCAAGGATCTGCACTCATGGTTTTCTGGCTCTGGGTTGGCCTTGTTGACGAAGTTGGAAAGGCACAATAAGGCTGTTACTGGTGTTGCCCTTCCATGTGGTTCTGACAAGCTCTTTTCTGGCAGCAAGGATGAATCTGTGTGCCTTTGGGATTGCAACACTGGCCAGTGTGTTGGTATTGTTAAACCTGGTGGGGAGATTGGATGCTTGATCAGTGAAGGTCCATGGGTGTTTGTGGGTCTGCACAATGCTGTGATGGCATGGAATATCGAGACGCAGACTGAGCTTCTCCTTAGGGGACCAGTTGGCCTAGTTAAGGCCTTGGTTGTGGGTGATGATATGCTCTTTGGTGGTGCACAG GATGGTTCCATATTGGCTTGGAAGTTCAGTTCAGAGTCCAGTTGCCCAGAACTTGTGGCAACTCTAAAGGGCCACAAGCTCGCTGTTCTATCCCTTGTTGTGGGAGCTGGTAGGCTCTACTCAGGGTCCAAGGATGAAACAATAAGA ATGTGGGACCTAAAAACCTTGCAGTGTCTGCAGACACTAAGTGGTCATACTAATTTTGTGACCTCTCTCATTTGTTGGGACTGCTATCTCTTATCCGGATCATTGGATAATACATTAAAGGTGTGGGCAGCAACTGAAAGTGGAGATGTGCAAGTAGTTTATGAATTTAAGGAAGAAAGTGGTATTCTTGCTCTTAGTGGAATAGAAGATTCACAGTCCAAGCACATCCTGCTTGTTTCATGCAAAGACAATACCGTTCGCCTATACGACCTGCCATC ATTTTCTGAAAGAGGCAGAGTATTTGCTAAGAGAGAAGTTGAGGCCATTGCCGTAGGTTGTGGTGACCTGTTTTTCACTGGTGATGCTACAGGACAGTTATCTGTTTGGAAGCTGCTTGGAGGGTCATCTGCAGAGGAGGCTAAATCGTCGTGA